From the Streptomyces pluripotens genome, one window contains:
- a CDS encoding tryptophan 2,3-dioxygenase family protein, whose protein sequence is MSQQAHPPFEAAEPETPQPDPNLDFAGTTPYEDYVRADVLTHLQHTLSDDPGEMVFLVTTQVMELWFTVIVHEWETAAQALRSDDVPTAIDALKRSVRELEALNASWRPLGQLTPAQFNSYRSALGEGSGFQSAMYRRLEFLLGEKSASMLVPHRGAPRVHAELEKALHEPSLYDEVVRLLARRGHAIPESVVQRDVAQRHEPCDEVERAWAAVYSGDPDSELARLGEALTDVAELVWRWRNDHLVATRRAMGAKPGTGGSAGVAWLEKRARKNVFPELWTARSYV, encoded by the coding sequence ATGTCCCAACAGGCTCACCCCCCTTTCGAGGCCGCTGAGCCCGAGACCCCGCAGCCCGACCCGAACCTCGACTTCGCGGGTACGACCCCGTACGAGGACTACGTCAGGGCGGATGTGCTCACCCACCTGCAGCACACCCTCTCCGATGACCCCGGGGAGATGGTCTTCCTGGTCACCACCCAGGTCATGGAGCTGTGGTTCACGGTCATCGTTCACGAGTGGGAGACGGCCGCGCAGGCCCTGCGCTCGGACGACGTACCGACGGCGATCGACGCGCTGAAGCGTTCCGTGCGGGAGCTTGAGGCCCTGAACGCCTCCTGGAGGCCGCTCGGCCAGCTCACCCCCGCGCAGTTCAACTCGTACCGCTCCGCCCTCGGTGAGGGCTCCGGCTTCCAGTCGGCGATGTACCGGCGCCTGGAGTTCCTGCTCGGCGAGAAGTCCGCGTCCATGCTCGTACCGCACCGTGGTGCCCCGCGCGTCCACGCGGAACTGGAGAAGGCGCTGCACGAACCGAGCCTGTACGACGAGGTGGTGCGCCTGCTGGCCCGGCGTGGGCACGCCATCCCCGAGTCCGTGGTGCAGCGCGACGTCGCGCAGCGCCACGAGCCCTGCGACGAGGTCGAACGGGCGTGGGCAGCGGTCTACTCCGGCGACCCGGACAGCGAGCTCGCCCGGCTGGGCGAGGCGTTGACGGACGTGGCCGAACTGGTGTGGCGCTGGCGCAACGACCACCTGGTCGCCACCCGGCGCGCGATGGGTGCCAAGCCCGGAACGGGTGGTTCTGCTGGGGTCGCCTGGCTGGAGAAGCGCGCCCGCAAGAACGTGTTCCCGGAGCTGTGGACGGCGAGGTCCTATGTCTGA
- a CDS encoding DUF3151 domain-containing protein encodes MTTHKNLLGGPEPTYLPENEEAYRLLGEESLPPAEVAAKHPTFSLAWAMLADDAYEAGRVVESYAYARTGYHRGLDSLRRAGWKGHGPIPWDHRANRGFLRCLAALARAADQIDEKDEKERCWQFLQDSSAEAYAELKR; translated from the coding sequence ATGACGACGCACAAGAACCTGCTCGGCGGCCCGGAGCCGACGTACCTGCCGGAGAACGAAGAGGCCTACCGCCTCCTGGGCGAAGAGTCCCTGCCGCCGGCCGAGGTCGCGGCGAAGCACCCCACGTTCTCGCTCGCCTGGGCGATGCTCGCCGACGACGCCTACGAGGCGGGCCGGGTGGTCGAGTCGTACGCCTATGCGCGCACCGGCTACCACCGCGGTCTGGACTCACTGCGCCGGGCCGGGTGGAAGGGGCACGGCCCCATCCCCTGGGACCACCGGGCCAATCGCGGGTTCCTGCGCTGCCTCGCCGCCCTCGCCCGCGCGGCCGACCAGATCGACGAGAAGGACGAGAAGGAGCGCTGTTGGCAGTTCCTCCAGGACAGCAGCGCCGAGGCGTACGCCGAGCTGAAGCGGTAG
- the fbaA gene encoding class II fructose-bisphosphate aldolase has product MPIATPEVYNEMLDRAKAGKFAYPAINVTSTQTLHAALRGFAEAESDGIVQISTGGAEFLGGQYSKDMVSGAVALAEFAHIVAEKYPVNIALHTDHCPKDKLDGYVRPLLAISEERVKAGRNPLFQSHMWDGSAETLADNLAVAQELLERARAARIILEVEITPTGGEEDGVSHEINDSLYTTVEDAIRTVEALGLGEKGRYLLAASFGNVHGVYKPGNVVLRPDLLKELNEGVAAKYGRPADSKPFDFVFHGGSGSSEQEIHTALENGVVKMNIDTDTQYAFTRPVADHMFRNYDGVLKVDGEVGSKKTYDPRTWGKLAEAGMAARVVEATRNLRSAGTKIK; this is encoded by the coding sequence ATGCCCATCGCAACCCCCGAGGTCTACAACGAGATGCTCGACCGGGCGAAGGCAGGCAAGTTCGCCTACCCGGCCATCAACGTCACCTCGACGCAGACCCTGCACGCGGCGCTGCGCGGCTTCGCGGAGGCGGAGAGCGACGGCATCGTCCAGATCTCGACCGGCGGTGCCGAGTTCCTGGGCGGCCAGTACAGCAAGGACATGGTGAGCGGTGCGGTCGCGCTCGCCGAGTTCGCGCACATCGTCGCCGAGAAGTACCCGGTCAACATCGCCCTGCACACCGACCACTGCCCCAAGGACAAGCTCGACGGGTATGTGCGTCCGCTGCTCGCGATCTCCGAGGAGCGTGTGAAGGCTGGCCGGAACCCGCTCTTCCAGTCCCACATGTGGGATGGTTCCGCCGAGACCCTCGCCGACAACCTGGCCGTCGCCCAGGAGTTGCTGGAGCGTGCCCGCGCCGCCCGCATCATCCTGGAGGTGGAGATCACCCCGACCGGCGGTGAGGAGGACGGCGTCTCCCACGAGATCAACGACTCCCTCTACACCACGGTCGAGGATGCGATCCGCACCGTCGAGGCGCTCGGCCTGGGTGAGAAGGGCCGCTACCTGCTGGCCGCCTCCTTCGGCAATGTGCACGGTGTGTACAAGCCGGGCAACGTGGTGCTCCGCCCCGATCTGCTGAAGGAGCTGAACGAGGGCGTCGCCGCCAAGTACGGCAGGCCGGCCGACAGCAAGCCGTTCGACTTCGTCTTCCACGGCGGCTCCGGCTCCTCCGAGCAGGAGATCCACACCGCGCTGGAGAACGGCGTCGTGAAGATGAACATCGACACGGACACCCAGTACGCCTTCACCCGTCCGGTCGCCGACCACATGTTCAGGAACTACGACGGCGTCCTGAAGGTCGACGGCGAGGTCGGCAGCAAGAAGACCTACGACCCGCGCACCTGGGGCAAGCTCGCCGAGGCGGGCATGGCCGCGCGCGTGGTCGAGGCCACGCGGAACCTGCGCTCGGCGGGCACCAAGATCAAGTAA
- the pyrE gene encoding orotate phosphoribosyltransferase: MTDVRGALLQQIKDKAVVHGKVTLSSGLEADYYVDLRRVTLDGEAAPLVGQVLLDLTADLEFDAVGGLTMGADPVAAAMLHAAAARGKNLDAFVVRKAAKAHGLQRRVEGPEIAGRRVLVVEDTSTTGGSPLTAVEAVREAGAEVVAVATIVDRATGAAEKIEAGAGVPYRFAFSKDELGLD, translated from the coding sequence ATGACGGACGTACGCGGCGCACTGCTGCAGCAGATCAAGGACAAGGCCGTGGTGCACGGCAAGGTGACCCTCTCCTCCGGTCTGGAGGCCGACTACTACGTCGACCTGCGCCGCGTCACCCTCGATGGCGAAGCCGCCCCGCTGGTCGGTCAGGTACTGCTGGACCTGACCGCGGACCTGGAGTTCGACGCGGTGGGCGGGCTCACCATGGGCGCCGACCCGGTCGCCGCCGCCATGCTGCACGCCGCCGCCGCCCGCGGGAAGAACCTGGACGCGTTCGTCGTGCGCAAGGCGGCGAAGGCGCACGGACTGCAGCGGCGGGTGGAAGGGCCCGAGATCGCGGGACGGCGCGTGCTCGTCGTCGAGGACACCTCCACCACCGGCGGCTCCCCGTTGACCGCCGTGGAAGCGGTGCGCGAGGCGGGCGCCGAGGTCGTCGCCGTCGCGACCATCGTGGACCGGGCGACCGGTGCCGCCGAGAAGATCGAGGCCGGCGCGGGCGTTCCGTACCGTTTCGCCTTCTCGAAGGATGAACTGGGGCTGGACTGA
- a CDS encoding aldose epimerase yields MSNEDITLTAGDAEVTVLPGDGGRIGGLRIGGQELLRQGERFGCFPMVPWCGRIRQGRFLDGATVRQMPLNAPPHAIHGTARDGVWHTARTSGTEAVITHDLVAPWPHPGRVTQLVALAEDSLTLTMSVETYDDSFPAQIGWHPWFNRNLGGTDVQLDFKPAWQEERGPDHLPTGNRIDPRPGPWDDCFGMPGGVDVTLTWPGRLELKVTSREEWVVVYDEQAEAVCVEPQTGPPNGLNTLPRLVTPLEPLEASATWSWRRL; encoded by the coding sequence GTGAGTAACGAAGACATCACGCTGACCGCGGGCGACGCGGAGGTGACCGTGCTGCCGGGCGACGGTGGTCGTATCGGCGGACTGCGGATCGGCGGCCAGGAACTGCTGCGGCAGGGCGAGCGTTTCGGCTGCTTCCCGATGGTGCCGTGGTGCGGTCGGATCAGACAGGGGCGCTTCCTGGACGGCGCCACCGTCCGCCAGATGCCGCTCAACGCCCCGCCCCACGCCATCCACGGCACCGCCCGCGACGGCGTCTGGCACACCGCGCGTACCTCCGGTACCGAGGCGGTGATCACCCACGATCTGGTTGCCCCTTGGCCGCATCCGGGGCGTGTCACCCAGCTCGTCGCGCTCGCCGAGGACAGCCTGACGCTGACGATGTCCGTGGAGACGTACGACGACTCCTTCCCCGCGCAGATCGGCTGGCACCCGTGGTTCAACCGGAACCTCGGCGGCACGGACGTCCAGCTGGACTTCAAGCCCGCCTGGCAGGAGGAGCGTGGCCCCGACCACCTGCCCACCGGCAACCGCATCGACCCCCGGCCCGGCCCCTGGGACGACTGCTTCGGCATGCCCGGTGGAGTCGACGTCACCCTCACCTGGCCCGGCCGGCTGGAGCTGAAGGTGACCAGCCGCGAGGAGTGGGTGGTCGTCTACGACGAGCAGGCGGAAGCCGTCTGCGTGGAACCGCAGACGGGCCCGCCCAACGGTCTGAACACCCTCCCGCGCCTGGTCACCCCGCTGGAGCCGCTGGAGGCCTCGGCGACCTGGAGCTGGCGGCGCCTCTAA
- a CDS encoding SRPBCC family protein: MEHQVFVPVPVELLAAALADPTRVAGAVPGLQQDAGAEAVAGRLKLRVGGHSVTYRGAVRVAAREDGTYTVEGDATEARGTGSVKIALTLRLAGTDGGCTVTVEGTADADGRITEFPAEAVTSAVTRLLNRFVEGLVAAAKPPLPEDAPEGGGRGPEPGTAPEPASAASPDRAAGEEEAGEDGPGGADEPSGADEPSGAGGADEDTTATEGLAEDFADTGAPPAEAAHARRTMIGRSAEEVDHAPPRGRYAPVPAPQTVAGNPVLRWAAPAAALALASAIVVTRALRRRR; the protein is encoded by the coding sequence ATGGAGCACCAGGTCTTCGTCCCGGTTCCGGTCGAGCTTCTCGCGGCGGCCCTCGCCGACCCCACGCGAGTGGCCGGGGCCGTGCCCGGACTCCAGCAGGACGCCGGTGCCGAAGCCGTCGCCGGGCGGCTGAAGCTGCGGGTCGGCGGTCACTCCGTCACCTACCGGGGAGCGGTACGGGTGGCCGCCCGCGAGGACGGCACCTACACCGTCGAGGGCGACGCCACCGAGGCCCGCGGCACCGGCTCGGTCAAGATCGCGCTGACCCTGCGCCTCGCGGGGACCGACGGTGGCTGCACCGTCACGGTCGAAGGCACGGCGGATGCGGACGGCCGGATCACGGAGTTCCCGGCGGAGGCGGTGACCTCGGCGGTGACGAGGCTGCTGAACCGGTTCGTGGAGGGACTCGTGGCCGCGGCGAAGCCTCCGCTCCCGGAAGACGCCCCCGAGGGCGGCGGCCGAGGCCCCGAACCGGGCACGGCCCCGGAGCCCGCGTCGGCCGCCTCCCCGGACCGGGCGGCCGGCGAGGAGGAGGCCGGCGAGGACGGGCCTGGTGGGGCCGATGAGCCCAGTGGGGCCGATGAGCCCAGTGGGGCCGGTGGGGCCGACGAGGACACGACTGCCACCGAGGGCCTCGCCGAGGACTTCGCCGATACCGGAGCACCCCCTGCCGAGGCCGCGCACGCCCGCCGGACGATGATCGGCCGCAGTGCCGAGGAGGTCGACCACGCCCCGCCCAGAGGCCGCTACGCCCCCGTGCCGGCCCCCCAGACCGTCGCCGGGAACCCGGTCCTGCGCTGGGCGGCTCCCGCGGCAGCGCTGGCCCTGGCCTCCGCGATCGTGGTGACGCGCGCCCTGCGCCGACGCCGCTAG
- a CDS encoding polyamine aminopropyltransferase has protein sequence MIEPHAPAPPGAPSSWTGPALLPVRPGTGRFLVLVCVFVCAACGLVYELELVAFASYLIGDSVTQASVVLSVMVFAMGVGSLGAKRLRWRAAAGFGAVEAVLALVGGCSAMALYAVFAWTAGWGGVWADGPRCLLVAFSLAIGLLIGAEVPLLMELIQRIRRQDAGGAVADLFAADYVGALVGGLAFPFLLLPVLGQLTGALLTGTVNVVAGGALVLGLFRRDLTRRARWILLLAGLTVLGVLAAAAALAGDFERAARHAVYGRNVRVAVQTGVQEVVLVGGTSGQPLDLYLDGRLRAGGRDERRYHEALVHPALSTGPHARVLILGGGDGLAAREVLRHHEVRRVDVVERDPGLVRLARSDPGLSAANAHAFADPRVHVTTADVLGWLRGAPASAYDVVIADLPDPGITASTKLYSQEFYGLARRVLAPRGRLAVHAGAVTARPRVFWTVDATLRAAGFAATPYRILGRDPRFAVGPDRATKASGAPRDWGFLLAAPGPLAPLPQLDRMGRGTLTQAGLEADVRAAERTRVEGLPASTLVHPRY, from the coding sequence GTGATCGAACCGCACGCCCCAGCGCCTCCGGGCGCCCCGTCCTCCTGGACTGGTCCCGCGCTGCTGCCCGTCCGGCCCGGCACCGGGCGGTTCCTGGTCCTCGTGTGCGTCTTCGTCTGCGCGGCCTGTGGACTCGTGTACGAACTCGAACTCGTCGCGTTCGCCTCGTACCTCATCGGCGACTCGGTCACCCAGGCCTCCGTCGTGCTCTCCGTGATGGTGTTCGCGATGGGCGTCGGCTCGCTCGGTGCCAAGCGGCTGCGCTGGCGCGCCGCCGCCGGATTCGGTGCGGTCGAGGCCGTCCTCGCGCTGGTCGGCGGGTGCAGCGCGATGGCGTTATACGCCGTGTTCGCCTGGACCGCCGGCTGGGGCGGGGTGTGGGCCGATGGCCCGCGCTGCCTCCTGGTCGCCTTCTCCCTCGCCATCGGCCTGCTCATCGGCGCAGAGGTCCCGTTGCTGATGGAGTTGATCCAGCGCATCCGCAGGCAGGATGCGGGCGGCGCGGTGGCCGACCTGTTCGCCGCGGACTACGTCGGTGCCCTCGTCGGCGGCCTGGCCTTCCCCTTCTTGCTCCTCCCCGTCCTCGGCCAGCTCACCGGCGCCCTGCTCACCGGCACGGTCAATGTCGTCGCGGGGGGTGCCTTGGTCCTCGGGCTCTTCCGCCGCGACCTCACCCGTCGTGCCCGCTGGATCCTGCTCCTGGCCGGCCTCACCGTTCTGGGCGTCCTCGCCGCCGCCGCAGCCCTCGCCGGCGATTTCGAACGGGCCGCCCGGCACGCCGTCTACGGCAGGAACGTCCGGGTGGCCGTGCAGACCGGCGTCCAGGAGGTCGTCCTGGTCGGCGGCACCAGCGGCCAGCCCCTCGACCTCTACCTGGACGGGCGCCTCCGCGCCGGTGGACGCGATGAACGCCGCTATCACGAGGCCTTGGTCCACCCGGCCCTCTCCACCGGCCCCCACGCGCGTGTGCTGATCCTCGGCGGCGGCGACGGCCTGGCGGCCCGCGAGGTGCTGCGCCACCACGAGGTGCGCCGTGTCGACGTCGTCGAACGCGATCCCGGTCTGGTCCGCTTGGCCCGTAGCGACCCCGGCCTGTCCGCCGCCAACGCCCATGCCTTCGCCGACCCTCGCGTCCACGTCACCACGGCGGACGTGCTCGGGTGGCTGCGCGGTGCTCCCGCCTCGGCCTACGACGTTGTGATCGCCGATCTTCCCGACCCCGGTATCACCGCCAGTACCAAGCTGTACTCCCAGGAGTTCTACGGCCTGGCCCGACGGGTCCTGGCCCCCCGCGGCCGCCTGGCGGTGCACGCGGGAGCCGTCACCGCCCGCCCCCGGGTCTTCTGGACCGTCGACGCAACCCTCCGCGCGGCCGGCTTCGCCGCCACCCCCTACCGGATTCTCGGCCGGGACCCCCGTTTCGCCGTGGGCCCCGACCGCGCGACGAAGGCTTCCGGGGCGCCGCGCGACTGGGGCTTCCTGCTGGCGGCCCCCGGCCCGTTGGCCCCGCTCCCGCAGCTGGACCGGATGGGCCGGGGCACCCTGACGCAGGCCGGACTGGAGGCGGACGTGAGGGCGGCGGAACGGACCCGGGTCGAGGGGCTGCCGGCGTCGACGTTGGTGCATCCGCGCTACTGA
- a CDS encoding DUF2617 family protein, whose translation MLTTLNTSYTDTRAADLAWTLGREPLPALATLDLELSGAILQLRLLGASHQVLLEEEQGSCSETVACIPGSSTPLPLGVAKRVGDWEYEFAARVEVLTPGSFAGRAQELLALVSDHPHGLAGVFPGSPHAFTAMLAQRQEGQVHWRTWHAYPQDGQLVATRTRVGARVRVERPGPM comes from the coding sequence ATGCTCACGACCCTGAACACCTCCTATACCGATACGCGCGCGGCGGACCTCGCCTGGACCCTGGGGCGTGAGCCGCTGCCCGCTCTGGCCACCCTGGATCTGGAACTGTCGGGAGCGATACTTCAGTTGAGGCTGCTCGGCGCATCCCACCAGGTGCTCCTGGAGGAGGAGCAGGGCAGTTGTTCGGAGACGGTCGCGTGTATCCCCGGCTCCAGTACCCCGCTGCCGCTGGGCGTGGCGAAGCGGGTTGGCGACTGGGAGTACGAGTTTGCCGCCCGGGTCGAGGTGCTCACACCCGGCTCGTTCGCGGGCCGTGCCCAGGAGTTGCTGGCCCTCGTGTCCGACCATCCGCACGGCCTCGCCGGTGTCTTCCCCGGCAGTCCGCACGCCTTCACCGCGATGCTGGCCCAGCGGCAGGAGGGCCAGGTGCACTGGCGCACCTGGCACGCCTACCCGCAGGACGGGCAGTTGGTGGCGACCCGGACCCGGGTCGGGGCGCGGGTCCGGGTGGAGCGGCCGGGGCCCATGTGA
- a CDS encoding cysteine/serine endopeptidase inhibitor has protein sequence MKAIKRARLWFAAGAVAMTMAALGTDQAYAAVPIGQPVSGTATWYNDAGYGACGTPIDASSQILVAVSPSYWTSANPNLDPLCSGISVQVSYNGRTITVPVRDKCWSCAPGHIDLSAPAFRSLAAPDLGVIPVTWKFVRS, from the coding sequence GTGAAGGCAATCAAGCGGGCACGCCTCTGGTTCGCCGCCGGGGCGGTCGCCATGACCATGGCGGCTCTCGGCACGGACCAGGCCTACGCGGCGGTCCCGATCGGCCAGCCCGTCAGCGGCACGGCGACCTGGTACAACGATGCGGGCTACGGTGCCTGCGGCACGCCGATCGACGCTTCGTCCCAGATCCTGGTCGCGGTCTCGCCGTCCTACTGGACCTCGGCCAACCCGAACCTGGACCCCCTCTGCTCGGGGATATCGGTCCAGGTCAGCTACAACGGCCGGACCATCACCGTCCCGGTCCGCGACAAGTGCTGGTCCTGCGCTCCGGGCCACATCGACCTGAGCGCCCCGGCGTTCCGCTCCCTCGCCGCCCCCGACCTCGGCGTCATCCCAGTCACCTGGAAGTTCGTCCGCAGCTGA
- a CDS encoding glycoside hydrolase family 19 protein gives MSMKRTLAVLSAIVAALATLALPAAASADATAGTPAAQAGPCATYPAWVSGQVYSAGTVVQYTNGHYYQALHDNPGYSPVVSTWYWAPFSCAPSPSPTPSPTPTPVPTGFPVSQAQFNQMFPNRSPFYTYQGLLGALAAYPGFADTGSAAVRAQEAAAFLANVSHETGGLVYVVEQNTANYSHYCDTTQPYGCPAGQSAYYGRGPLQLSWNFNYKAAGDALGIDLLDNPGLVQTDSTVSWKTALWFWNTQKGAGTTSAHNAIVDGYGFGATIRSINGAIECNGGNPAEVQDRVATYQRFVQILGTVPGPNLGC, from the coding sequence ATGTCCATGAAGCGCACGCTCGCAGTGCTCTCGGCGATTGTCGCCGCACTCGCGACACTCGCCCTCCCGGCCGCCGCCTCGGCCGACGCGACCGCCGGGACGCCGGCGGCCCAGGCCGGCCCCTGTGCGACCTACCCCGCCTGGGTGAGCGGCCAGGTCTACTCCGCCGGAACCGTCGTCCAGTACACGAACGGACACTACTACCAGGCCCTGCACGACAATCCTGGCTACAGCCCGGTGGTCAGCACCTGGTACTGGGCGCCGTTCAGTTGCGCCCCCTCGCCCAGTCCGACACCGAGCCCGACCCCGACTCCTGTGCCGACCGGATTCCCGGTCAGCCAGGCGCAGTTCAACCAGATGTTCCCGAACCGCAGCCCCTTCTACACATACCAGGGCCTGCTCGGCGCCCTGGCCGCCTACCCGGGATTCGCGGACACGGGCAGCGCCGCCGTCCGCGCGCAGGAGGCCGCAGCTTTTCTCGCCAACGTCAGCCACGAAACCGGCGGACTGGTCTACGTGGTGGAGCAGAACACCGCCAACTACTCGCACTACTGCGACACCACGCAGCCCTACGGCTGCCCGGCGGGCCAGTCGGCCTACTACGGTCGTGGACCGCTCCAGCTCAGCTGGAACTTCAACTACAAGGCCGCCGGCGACGCCCTCGGCATCGACCTGCTCGACAACCCCGGCCTGGTGCAGACCGACTCGACGGTGAGCTGGAAGACCGCCCTGTGGTTCTGGAACACCCAGAAGGGCGCAGGCACGACCTCCGCGCACAACGCCATCGTCGACGGCTACGGCTTCGGCGCCACCATCCGCAGCATCAACGGCGCCATCGAGTGCAACGGCGGCAACCCGGCCGAGGTCCAGGACCGGGTCGCCACCTACCAGCGCTTCGTCCAGATCCTGGGCACGGTCCCGGGCCCGAACCTGGGCTGCTGA
- the ltrA gene encoding group II intron reverse transcriptase/maturase, with product MNTDELEWALMKAERRVLEIQTKLHRWAVDDPHRRFDDLYNLVTDPAFLLVAWDRVRSNRGAKTAGVDGRTAASISLQQGVEGFLGALRSSLKDRSFLPLPARERLIPKPGSTKRRRLGISTIRDRVVQASLKLVMEPIFEADFLPCSYGFRPNYRVHDAVSEVRHLTSHSYEWVVEGDIRACFDEIAHPALMDRVRLRIGDRRVLVLVKAFLKAGILTEHGSLKESRSGTPQGSILSPLLSNVALAVLDEHFAQAPGGPASTPNERAKRRRRGLPNYRLCRYADDWVIAVTGTKEDAYTLKEEAAQVLSRMGLHLSEEKTLITHINEGVDFLGWRIQRHRKKGTDRWYVYTYPAKKALHAVMAKVKTICRQVNTNQPLDELLRRLNSVLRGWTMFFRPGVSSATFQYLSAYAWRRVIKWIRSKHRRMNWKELRRRYCGGEWWPRGQERDLFDPAKVRTTRYRYRGSRIPSPWPLAIA from the coding sequence GTGAATACCGACGAACTGGAGTGGGCCTTGATGAAGGCCGAGCGCCGGGTACTGGAGATCCAGACCAAGCTGCACCGTTGGGCCGTAGATGATCCTCATCGGCGGTTTGACGACCTGTACAACCTCGTGACCGACCCCGCGTTCTTGCTTGTCGCATGGGACCGGGTTCGGAGTAACAGGGGAGCCAAAACCGCTGGGGTGGACGGCCGTACGGCTGCGTCCATTTCGCTGCAGCAGGGCGTCGAGGGTTTTCTCGGCGCGCTGCGTTCCTCTCTGAAGGATCGCAGTTTCCTGCCGCTTCCGGCACGGGAGCGACTGATTCCGAAACCGGGGTCGACAAAGCGTCGACGCCTGGGAATCAGTACGATCCGCGATCGGGTGGTGCAAGCATCCCTGAAGCTGGTGATGGAACCAATCTTTGAGGCAGATTTTCTTCCGTGCTCGTACGGATTCCGCCCCAACTATCGGGTCCACGACGCGGTGTCCGAGGTAAGACACTTGACTTCCCACTCTTACGAATGGGTGGTTGAGGGTGACATCCGGGCCTGCTTCGACGAGATTGCCCATCCGGCCCTTATGGACCGGGTGCGCCTTCGGATCGGGGACAGACGCGTCCTGGTGCTGGTGAAAGCCTTTCTGAAAGCGGGCATCCTCACGGAACACGGCTCGTTGAAGGAGAGTAGATCCGGTACTCCGCAAGGTTCGATCCTGTCGCCGTTGCTCAGCAACGTCGCCCTCGCCGTCCTGGACGAGCACTTCGCCCAGGCGCCAGGAGGGCCAGCGTCTACACCTAACGAGCGAGCGAAGCGCCGTCGCCGCGGTCTGCCTAATTACCGGCTCTGCCGGTACGCGGACGACTGGGTGATTGCGGTTACTGGCACGAAGGAAGACGCCTACACCCTCAAGGAAGAGGCAGCACAGGTGCTCAGCAGAATGGGGCTGCACCTGTCAGAGGAGAAGACCCTAATCACCCACATCAATGAGGGCGTGGACTTCCTGGGGTGGCGCATCCAACGCCATCGCAAGAAGGGCACGGACCGATGGTACGTCTACACCTACCCAGCCAAGAAGGCACTTCACGCCGTCATGGCCAAGGTCAAGACGATCTGCCGACAGGTCAACACAAACCAACCATTGGACGAACTCCTACGCCGACTCAACTCGGTGTTGCGAGGTTGGACCATGTTCTTCCGGCCGGGGGTGTCTAGCGCTACCTTCCAATACCTGAGCGCCTACGCATGGCGTCGGGTCATCAAATGGATTCGTAGCAAGCACCGCCGAATGAACTGGAAGGAACTGCGTCGCCGTTACTGCGGTGGCGAATGGTGGCCCAGAGGGCAGGAACGGGATCTATTTGACCCGGCAAAGGTGCGCACTACGCGTTACCGCTACCGAGGATCACGAATTCCGTCCCCCTGGCCGCTGGCGATAGCATGA